The following proteins come from a genomic window of Dermacentor albipictus isolate Rhodes 1998 colony chromosome 8, USDA_Dalb.pri_finalv2, whole genome shotgun sequence:
- the LOC135917585 gene encoding uncharacterized protein: MGGVYLLNSVISIYRPYLKSKRYYFRVFLHILHSTAVNAWLLYKRNIMKKRDQYTERLLPLAEFKMDLAASLCKAGKTALKKQGRPSNESIEQACDEKKKKKAPSTPTQDVRLDHVGHWVLWSKKRQRCQLPGCTGISMSYCVKCGVHLCSTNKSNCFFVYHTTK, encoded by the exons ATGGGAGGCGTCTACCTTTTGAACTCCGTCATCTCCATTTACCGTCCCTACCTAAAGTCAAAAAGATATTATTTTCGTGTTTTTCTGCACATCCTTCACTCGACAGCTGTAAATGCTTGGTTGCTTTACAAGAGGAACATCATGAAAAAACGCGATCAGTACACTGAACGGCTACTTCCGTTGGCTGAGTTCAAGATGGACCTGGCTGCATCACTCTGCAAGGCTGGGAAGACGGCGCTGAAAAAGCAAGGAAGGCCTAGCAATGAGTCAATAGAACAAGCCTGtgacgagaagaaaaaaaaaaaggcaccatCAACTCCAACTCAGGATGTCAGGCTAGATCAT GTTGGTCACTGGGTACTTTGGAGCAAGAAGCGGCAGCGCTGCCAGCTTCCTGGCTGCACAGGAATCTCCATGAGCTACTGCGTTAAGTGTGGAGTGCATCTCTGTTCCACAAACAAGAGCAATTGCTTTTTTGTGTACCACACTACAAAATGA